The following proteins come from a genomic window of Methanosarcina sp. MTP4:
- the ftsZ gene encoding cell division protein FtsZ, whose amino-acid sequence MRSIVEEALARSAQEGRGGQGEYVNPDDSNENDEINAELEEILKSLQTTIKVVGCGGGGSNSIQRMLGEGIQGAEMVALNTDAQHLLHVHANKKILIGKKKTRGLGAGSLPQIGEDAAIESIDEINRIVEGADMVFITAGMGGGTGTGSAPVVAEAARDAGALTIAVVTLPFSVEGHIRRTNAEAGLERLRDVADTVIVVPNDKLIEVVPRLPLQAAFKVSDEILMRAVKGITELITKPGLVNLDFADIRTVMQNGGVAMIGLGESDGENKAVESVQKALRSPLLDVDISGATSALVNVVGGPDMTIAEAENVVQEVYNRIDTNARLIWGAQVDPELEQTVRTMIVVTGVTSAQIYGHGNDKNVTLKYGIDFVE is encoded by the coding sequence ATGAGATCCATTGTGGAAGAAGCCCTTGCTCGATCTGCCCAGGAAGGACGTGGCGGGCAGGGAGAGTATGTAAACCCTGATGACTCGAACGAAAACGACGAAATCAACGCCGAACTCGAAGAGATCCTGAAAAGCCTTCAAACAACCATCAAGGTCGTTGGCTGCGGAGGCGGCGGTTCGAACAGCATCCAGCGCATGCTGGGGGAAGGAATCCAGGGAGCGGAAATGGTTGCCCTGAACACTGATGCCCAGCACCTCCTCCATGTACACGCTAACAAAAAGATCCTTATAGGGAAAAAGAAGACCCGCGGACTTGGAGCTGGCAGCCTCCCCCAGATAGGAGAAGATGCTGCAATCGAGAGCATCGATGAGATTAACAGAATTGTCGAAGGCGCTGACATGGTCTTCATAACGGCAGGTATGGGAGGAGGAACCGGAACAGGGTCCGCCCCGGTCGTTGCCGAAGCTGCCAGGGACGCAGGCGCCCTTACAATCGCAGTAGTCACCCTCCCCTTCAGTGTGGAAGGGCACATCCGCCGAACCAATGCAGAAGCAGGGCTCGAACGCCTTAGGGACGTTGCCGACACCGTGATCGTGGTTCCCAACGACAAACTGATAGAAGTTGTCCCGAGACTTCCGCTTCAGGCGGCTTTCAAGGTATCGGACGAAATCCTGATGAGGGCCGTAAAAGGTATCACTGAGCTTATCACAAAGCCGGGGCTTGTCAACCTTGACTTTGCGGATATCAGGACTGTCATGCAGAACGGAGGCGTTGCTATGATAGGACTCGGGGAATCCGATGGCGAGAACAAGGCGGTAGAATCCGTGCAAAAAGCCCTCAGGAGCCCTCTTCTTGACGTTGACATCTCAGGCGCGACCTCTGCCCTCGTGAATGTGGTCGGAGGCCCTGACATGACCATAGCCGAAGCAGAGAACGTGGTCCAGGAAGTTTACAACCGGATCGACACCAATGCCCGCCTGATCTGGGGTGCCCAGGTCGACCCCGAACTTGAACAGACCGTGCGCACAATGATCGTGGTCACCGGAGTTACCTCCGCCCAGATTTACGGGCACGGAAACGACAAAAATGTCACCCTCAAATACGGGATTGACTTCGTAGAGTGA
- a CDS encoding DUF99 family protein, producing MESDFHVKPEIRVLGIDDSALITEKIMIVGTVFRGGDWMDGVLRSEITRDGLDATEVISRMAKESKHYGQLRVIMLDGVTYGGFNVVDIVKLHEETGLPVIVVMRSYPDFEKIKAALKHFPDGEERWNIIEKAGKIEKVVTRNRENPVYIQKKGIGLKSAEKIVRLTAIRSNIPEPLRVAHLIATGIILGESRGKA from the coding sequence GTGGAATCGGATTTTCATGTCAAACCCGAGATCCGGGTCCTCGGGATAGATGACTCGGCCCTCATTACAGAAAAAATAATGATAGTCGGAACTGTTTTCAGGGGAGGGGACTGGATGGACGGGGTCCTGCGTTCGGAAATCACCCGGGACGGGCTTGATGCAACCGAGGTCATCAGCCGGATGGCAAAGGAAAGCAAGCACTACGGGCAGCTCAGGGTTATCATGCTGGACGGGGTCACATACGGAGGCTTCAACGTCGTTGACATTGTGAAGCTTCACGAAGAAACAGGACTTCCCGTAATAGTGGTCATGCGCTCGTACCCGGACTTTGAAAAAATAAAAGCCGCACTTAAGCACTTCCCTGACGGGGAAGAACGCTGGAATATAATAGAGAAAGCCGGGAAGATAGAAAAGGTCGTCACGAGAAACCGGGAAAATCCCGTGTATATCCAGAAAAAGGGAATCGGGCTCAAAAGCGCGGAGAAAATAGTCAGGCTCACAGCAATAAGAAGCAATATCCCGGAACCCCTGCGAGTAGCCCATCTGATTGCCACGGGAATTATTTTAGGGGAATCAAGGGGAAAAGCATAA